The Actinomycetota bacterium genome has a window encoding:
- a CDS encoding glycosyltransferase family 2 protein, whose translation MSLRPRVATVVVHHSQPADTLRAVGSAQDADYPSQVVLVVDNGPDAGVGSPLADSLDPTVTYLPAPSNLGFAGGVGLAASVAAQRFGVDYLWLLNPDAVAEPAALGWLVTTADAVPDAAIVGSRLLDGPGPDAPIAYDGAVVDPVTGATRHLGRGVPASQRPARGHLDTDYANGASMLVRVGAMAVLGPLPTEYFLYFEETDYALQARRRGFRVLLEPRSRVHHLRRSVTDIPTATFVYYMIRNRDLFARRWGFVPDPAAPQPTDVFVASARERIAVARPDELLAFDALVAQARADGAAGRSGRSDVPTSVGWQ comes from the coding sequence ATGTCCCTGCGCCCGCGCGTCGCCACCGTGGTGGTGCACCACAGTCAGCCGGCCGACACGCTGCGGGCGGTCGGGTCGGCGCAGGATGCCGACTATCCGTCCCAGGTGGTACTGGTCGTCGACAACGGTCCGGACGCGGGCGTCGGGTCGCCGTTGGCGGACTCGCTCGACCCGACCGTGACGTACCTGCCGGCGCCGTCCAATCTCGGGTTCGCCGGCGGCGTCGGTCTGGCGGCCTCCGTTGCCGCCCAACGGTTCGGCGTGGACTACCTGTGGCTGCTCAACCCCGATGCGGTCGCCGAGCCCGCGGCGCTCGGCTGGCTGGTCACCACGGCCGACGCCGTGCCGGACGCCGCGATCGTCGGGTCGCGGCTGCTGGACGGTCCCGGTCCCGACGCGCCGATCGCGTACGACGGCGCGGTGGTGGACCCGGTCACCGGCGCGACGCGCCACCTCGGGCGGGGAGTGCCGGCCAGCCAGCGGCCCGCCCGCGGCCACCTCGACACCGACTACGCCAACGGCGCCTCGATGCTCGTCCGGGTCGGGGCCATGGCGGTGCTCGGCCCGCTGCCGACGGAGTACTTCCTCTACTTCGAGGAGACCGACTACGCGCTGCAGGCCCGGCGGCGCGGCTTCCGGGTGCTGCTGGAACCGCGATCCCGGGTCCACCATCTGCGGCGGTCGGTGACCGACATCCCGACCGCCACCTTCGTCTACTACATGATCCGCAACCGCGACCTGTTCGCCCGCCGCTGGGGTTTCGTGCCGGACCCGGCCGCCCCGCAGCCGACCGACGTGTTCGTGGCCAGTGCGCGGGAACGGATCGCGGTCGCCCGGCCGGACGAGTTGCTCGCCTTCGACGCGCTGGTGGCGCAGGCCCGGGCCGACGGCGCTGCCGGGCGTAGCGGTCGCAGCGACGTGCCGACCTCGGTGGGCTGGCAGTGA
- a CDS encoding ABC transporter ATP-binding protein: MAAAEPVPGGADPQPVAAVAEPATGTLESGVRRADPAARPSIILDDLHVTYQVRGEKRVANAMAGGRRSLLPERFRRSATHGTQQVRALRGVDLVARHGDVIGLVGSNGSGKSTMLLAIAGLLSATDGKVYTSARPSLLGVNAALMNDLSGERNIVLGCLAMGMSPEEIDERFQSIVDFSGIGRFVSLPMNTYSSGMAARLRFAIAASVTHEILLIDEALSTGDANFQRRSQERIEELRDEAGTVIIVSHALTSIRENCNRGVWLNQGKILMQGEVEEVLEAYENRDRDPNFAESVGGLIGD; this comes from the coding sequence ATGGCCGCAGCTGAGCCCGTCCCCGGCGGCGCCGATCCGCAACCGGTTGCGGCCGTGGCCGAACCGGCCACCGGCACGCTGGAGTCCGGCGTACGACGGGCCGACCCCGCGGCACGGCCGTCGATCATCCTCGACGACCTGCACGTGACGTACCAGGTCCGCGGGGAGAAGCGCGTCGCGAACGCGATGGCCGGCGGTCGCCGATCCCTTCTGCCGGAGCGTTTCCGGCGGTCGGCCACCCACGGCACCCAGCAGGTCCGGGCGTTGCGGGGCGTGGACCTGGTCGCCCGGCATGGCGACGTGATCGGATTGGTGGGCAGCAACGGCTCGGGCAAGTCGACGATGCTGCTGGCGATCGCCGGGCTGCTGTCGGCGACCGACGGCAAGGTCTACACCTCGGCGCGGCCGTCGCTGCTCGGGGTGAACGCCGCCCTGATGAACGACCTGTCCGGCGAACGCAACATCGTCCTGGGATGCCTGGCGATGGGCATGAGCCCGGAGGAGATCGACGAACGCTTCCAGTCGATCGTGGACTTCTCCGGCATCGGTCGCTTCGTCTCGCTGCCGATGAACACCTACTCGTCGGGGATGGCCGCCCGACTGCGGTTCGCCATCGCGGCCAGCGTCACCCACGAGATCCTGCTGATCGACGAGGCATTGTCGACCGGTGACGCGAACTTCCAGCGGCGCAGCCAGGAACGGATCGAGGAACTGCGCGACGAAGCCGGCACCGTCATCATCGTCAGCCACGCCCTGACGTCGATCCGGGAGAACTGCAACCGGGGCGTCTGGCTGAACCAGGGCAAGATCCTCATGCAGGGCGAGGTCGAGGAAGTGCTCGAGGCGTACGAGAACCGTGACCGCGACCCGAACTTCGCCGAGAGCGTCGGCGGCCTGATCGGCGACTGA
- a CDS encoding ABC transporter permease, whose translation MQQPGPAAPAPASRWDGAGSAAELAAANGLGAADAPLSLPRYLAALWQRRHFVSSLASARRRTQYSENRLGPVWFVLNPILSAAIYYLIFGVLLQTSRDIPNFPAFLVIGVFVFGFTTRCTGSGATAITSNTGLIRALHFPRATLPVAAVVVLFRDFLISLAVMAAIVLLMREPLTWNWLLVVPAITLLTMFNLGLALFLSRLVAQVRDINQVLPFIIRIWMYISGVFFSVTMVSDRLPHNLNWLLEANPMATYISLVRDCLMYSEVSQPWAWWAGAGWAIFALAGGFWFFYRAEERYGRS comes from the coding sequence GTGCAGCAGCCAGGGCCGGCCGCCCCGGCACCGGCGTCCCGATGGGACGGTGCCGGCTCGGCCGCCGAGCTGGCCGCTGCCAACGGCCTGGGCGCGGCGGACGCTCCGCTGTCGCTGCCCCGCTACCTGGCCGCGCTGTGGCAGCGCCGGCACTTCGTCTCGTCGCTGGCGTCGGCGCGCCGGCGTACCCAGTACTCGGAGAACCGCCTCGGACCGGTGTGGTTCGTCCTGAACCCCATCCTGTCCGCGGCGATCTACTACTTGATCTTCGGCGTCCTGCTGCAGACCTCGCGCGACATCCCGAACTTCCCCGCGTTCCTGGTCATCGGCGTGTTCGTGTTCGGCTTCACGACCCGCTGCACCGGTTCGGGCGCAACGGCGATCACCAGCAACACCGGCCTGATCCGCGCGCTGCACTTCCCCCGCGCGACGCTGCCGGTCGCCGCCGTGGTCGTGCTGTTCCGCGACTTCCTCATCTCGCTGGCGGTGATGGCGGCCATCGTGCTGCTGATGCGGGAGCCGCTCACCTGGAACTGGTTGCTGGTCGTGCCTGCCATCACGTTGCTCACGATGTTCAATCTCGGCTTGGCGCTGTTCCTGTCCCGGCTGGTCGCGCAGGTCCGCGACATCAACCAGGTCCTGCCCTTCATCATCCGGATCTGGATGTACATCAGCGGCGTCTTCTTCAGCGTCACGATGGTGAGCGATCGCCTCCCGCACAACCTCAACTGGTTGCTGGAGGCGAACCCAATGGCTACCTACATCAGCCTCGTCCGCGACTGCCTGATGTACAGCGAGGTGTCGCAGCCGTGGGCCTGGTGGGCCGGGGCCGGCTGGGCGATCTTCGCCCTGGCCGGAGGCTTCTGGTTCTTCTACCGCGCCGAGGAACGCTATGGCCGCAGCTGA